In Roseisolibacter agri, a genomic segment contains:
- a CDS encoding zinc-dependent alcohol dehydrogenase: MRANCWMGTQRVEVRDVPDPQILNERDCIVKITSTAICGSDLHLYNGFMPTMEKGDILGHEFMGEVVECGRAVKNLKVGDRVVVPFTISCGVCNACRAEAFSCCENSNPIPQVSEAVVGHPLCGFFGYSRLTGGFAGGQAEYARVPYADVGPLKIENGFTDEQVLFLSDILPTGYMAAEMCDIQPGDFVAVWGAGPVGLFAMASAKLLGAERVVAIDRFDYRLQRAVARAGATDVINYEQLDGTTVVDALKELTGGRGPDKCIDAVGMEAHAPGLAYAYDRTKQALKLEIDRPIAVREAIMACRSGGTVSIIGVYGGMVDKFPLGSLMNRAITIKTGQTHVPRYMKPLLGRIERGEIDPTMVISHILPLADAPKGYDMFVNKMDGCEKVVLKA, from the coding sequence ATGAGAGCGAACTGCTGGATGGGCACGCAGCGCGTGGAAGTCCGCGACGTCCCCGATCCACAGATCCTGAACGAGCGCGACTGCATCGTGAAGATCACGAGCACCGCGATCTGCGGGTCGGACCTCCACCTCTACAACGGCTTCATGCCGACGATGGAGAAGGGCGACATCCTCGGCCACGAGTTCATGGGCGAGGTGGTCGAGTGCGGGCGCGCGGTCAAGAACCTCAAGGTCGGCGACCGCGTCGTCGTCCCGTTCACGATCTCCTGCGGGGTGTGCAACGCCTGCCGGGCCGAGGCCTTCTCGTGCTGCGAGAACTCGAACCCGATCCCGCAGGTCTCCGAGGCCGTCGTCGGCCATCCGCTGTGCGGGTTCTTCGGCTACTCGCGCCTGACCGGTGGCTTCGCGGGCGGGCAGGCGGAGTACGCGCGCGTGCCGTACGCCGACGTGGGGCCGCTCAAGATCGAGAACGGCTTCACCGACGAGCAGGTGCTCTTCCTGTCGGACATCCTGCCGACCGGCTACATGGCGGCGGAGATGTGCGACATCCAGCCCGGCGATTTCGTCGCGGTGTGGGGCGCCGGCCCGGTGGGGCTGTTCGCGATGGCGAGCGCGAAGCTGCTGGGCGCCGAGCGCGTGGTCGCGATCGATCGCTTCGACTACCGGCTGCAGCGCGCCGTCGCGCGCGCCGGCGCGACCGACGTGATCAACTACGAGCAGCTCGACGGCACGACGGTCGTCGACGCGCTCAAGGAGCTGACCGGCGGCCGCGGCCCCGACAAGTGCATCGACGCGGTGGGGATGGAGGCGCACGCGCCGGGCCTCGCCTACGCCTACGACCGCACGAAGCAGGCGCTCAAGCTCGAGATCGACCGGCCGATCGCGGTCCGTGAGGCGATCATGGCGTGTCGCAGCGGCGGCACGGTCTCGATCATCGGCGTCTACGGCGGGATGGTGGACAAGTTCCCACTAGGCTCCCTGATGAACCGCGCGATCACGATCAAGACCGGGCAGACGCACGTCCCGCGCTACATGAAGCCGCTGCTCGGCCGCATCGAGCGCGGGGAGATCGACCCGACGATGGTGATCAGCCACATCCTCCCGCTGGCCGACGCTCCGAAGGGGTACGACATGTTCGTCAACAAGATGGACGGCTGCGAGAAGGTCGTGCTCAAGGCGTGA
- a CDS encoding PAS domain-containing protein has product MSHPPPPAAPDGATGAVPVEVVGRLFALTRNLLCVTGPEGTFLHVNPAWERALGWTVDELLGRPLLDFVHPDDRVATLAASRTVRSDGALDPFVNRFRCRDGSYRWLSWIVSAPDAQGRCHSIATDVTAQRTAEARLRASEALLRETQEIASIGSWSWEVGTGATTWSDELYRIHGFAPGGVEASYERFIGLVHPDDRARVTADHADAVRVGGAFAHDYRIVRPDGTERTLHCRGRVTRGPEGAVVRVAGSCQDVTERVRTVEALQESQARFDRVAAKVPGMVFQYVLAPDGTEALPYVSAGAREIYGLSPEAMQRDPQEAFALVHPDDRAEWARTVAASAATLERWGWEGRLLLPSGEERWVQGAAQPQRQPDGSILWDGLLLDVTDRRRAEALARRQYELLQAILDHIPAMVTVTSATGEPVFANAEWTRLSGWSWAEARTLDLLAELYPDPAERARVVEFTRAATGRPGEFRMRSRDGRMLQTSWATVALSDGSVVGLGLDVSERGRLESQLRQAQKMEAVGQLAGGVAHDFNNLLQVIMASTRFARETLPSGTPAAEELAAVEEATARAVQLTRQLLVFSRKQLLKAEVLDLNRVVEGVTPMLRRLIGEDIRVLTMPGASLAPVVADPGQLEQVLMNLAVNARDAMPNGGTLRIETANVDAAAVEALHRGDVVEPGAYVRLTVRDTGVGMDEGTVARIFEPFFTTKASSQGTGLGLSTVYGIVKQSGGHVWVTSAPGDGTRFDIDLPAAAAPAPSGVAETAAPGVGRGTETVLLVEDDAAVRAGVGRILTRAGYTVLTATDGRDALRVAGASARPIHLVLTDIVMPEMNGRELVEQLTARYPELRVLCMSGYTDDEIVRRGLVVPTMALLEKPFTPERLLDAVRAALRRTARREG; this is encoded by the coding sequence ATGTCGCACCCTCCGCCACCCGCCGCCCCGGATGGCGCCACCGGCGCCGTGCCCGTCGAGGTGGTCGGCCGCCTCTTCGCCCTCACGCGCAACCTGCTCTGCGTCACCGGACCGGAGGGGACCTTCCTGCACGTGAATCCCGCGTGGGAGCGCGCGCTGGGGTGGACGGTCGACGAGCTGCTGGGGCGGCCGCTGCTGGACTTCGTGCACCCGGACGACCGCGTGGCGACCCTGGCGGCGAGCAGGACGGTCCGCTCCGACGGCGCGCTCGACCCGTTCGTGAACCGCTTTCGGTGCCGCGACGGGTCCTATCGCTGGCTCTCGTGGATCGTCTCGGCGCCGGACGCGCAGGGGCGCTGCCACAGCATCGCCACCGACGTCACCGCGCAGCGGACGGCCGAGGCGAGGCTCCGGGCGAGCGAAGCGCTCCTCCGCGAGACGCAGGAGATCGCGAGCATCGGGAGCTGGAGCTGGGAGGTCGGCACGGGGGCGACCACCTGGTCGGACGAGCTGTACCGCATCCACGGCTTCGCGCCGGGGGGCGTGGAGGCCTCGTACGAGCGGTTCATCGGCCTCGTGCATCCCGACGACCGGGCGCGGGTGACGGCGGACCACGCCGACGCGGTGCGCGTCGGCGGCGCGTTCGCGCACGACTACCGGATCGTCCGGCCCGACGGCACCGAGCGCACGCTGCACTGCCGCGGTCGCGTGACGCGCGGGCCCGAGGGCGCCGTCGTGCGCGTCGCCGGGAGCTGCCAGGACGTGACCGAGCGCGTGCGCACGGTGGAGGCGCTGCAGGAGAGCCAGGCGCGCTTCGACCGTGTCGCGGCGAAGGTGCCCGGCATGGTCTTCCAGTACGTCCTCGCCCCCGACGGCACCGAGGCGCTGCCGTACGTGAGCGCGGGGGCGCGCGAGATCTACGGGCTCTCGCCCGAGGCGATGCAGCGCGATCCGCAGGAGGCGTTCGCCCTCGTGCACCCCGACGACCGTGCCGAGTGGGCGCGGACGGTCGCCGCGTCGGCCGCGACGCTCGAGCGGTGGGGCTGGGAGGGCCGCCTGCTGCTGCCCAGCGGCGAGGAGCGGTGGGTGCAGGGCGCGGCGCAGCCGCAGCGGCAGCCCGACGGCAGCATCCTGTGGGACGGCCTGCTGCTCGACGTCACCGACCGCCGGCGCGCCGAGGCGCTCGCGCGCCGGCAGTACGAGCTGCTGCAGGCGATCCTCGACCACATCCCGGCGATGGTGACCGTGACGAGCGCGACGGGCGAGCCCGTGTTCGCGAACGCGGAGTGGACGCGCCTCAGCGGCTGGAGCTGGGCGGAGGCGCGCACGCTGGACCTGCTCGCCGAGCTCTATCCCGATCCGGCGGAGCGCGCGCGGGTCGTGGAGTTCACGCGCGCCGCCACGGGCCGTCCCGGCGAGTTCCGGATGCGGAGTCGCGACGGTCGCATGCTGCAGACGAGCTGGGCGACGGTCGCGCTGTCGGACGGGTCGGTCGTCGGGCTGGGGCTGGATGTGAGCGAGCGCGGCCGGCTCGAGTCGCAGCTCCGGCAGGCGCAGAAGATGGAGGCGGTCGGGCAGCTGGCCGGCGGGGTGGCGCACGACTTCAACAACCTGCTGCAGGTCATCATGGCCAGCACCCGCTTCGCGCGTGAGACGCTCCCTTCCGGAACCCCGGCGGCCGAGGAGCTCGCGGCCGTCGAGGAGGCGACGGCCCGTGCGGTCCAGCTCACGCGGCAGCTCCTCGTGTTCAGCCGGAAGCAGCTGCTCAAGGCCGAGGTGCTCGACCTCAACCGCGTGGTGGAGGGCGTGACGCCCATGCTGCGCCGGCTCATCGGCGAGGACATCCGGGTGCTCACGATGCCGGGCGCGTCGCTGGCTCCGGTCGTCGCCGATCCGGGGCAGCTCGAGCAGGTGCTGATGAACCTCGCCGTCAACGCGCGCGACGCGATGCCGAACGGTGGCACCCTGCGGATCGAGACCGCCAACGTCGACGCGGCGGCGGTCGAGGCGCTTCACCGCGGGGACGTGGTCGAGCCGGGCGCCTACGTGCGCCTGACGGTGCGCGACACGGGGGTCGGCATGGACGAGGGGACGGTCGCCCGCATCTTCGAGCCGTTCTTCACCACGAAGGCGTCCAGCCAGGGGACCGGGCTCGGCCTCTCGACGGTGTACGGCATCGTGAAGCAGTCGGGCGGGCACGTGTGGGTCACGAGCGCGCCGGGCGACGGGACGCGGTTCGACATCGACCTGCCGGCCGCGGCCGCCCCCGCGCCGTCCGGTGTGGCGGAGACCGCCGCGCCCGGCGTGGGGCGCGGCACCGAGACGGTGCTGCTGGTCGAGGACGACGCGGCCGTGCGCGCGGGCGTCGGCCGGATCCTGACGCGCGCTGGCTACACCGTGCTCACGGCCACCGATGGCCGGGACGCGCTTCGCGTGGCCGGAGCCTCCGCGCGGCCGATCCACCTCGTGCTGACCGACATCGTGATGCCCGAGATGAACGGCCGGGAGCTCGTGGAGCAGCTCACCGCGCGCTACCCGGAGCTGCGGGTGCTCTGCATGTCCGGGTACACGGACGACGAGATCGTCCGGCGAGGGCTCGTGGTGCCGACCATGGCGCTGCTCGAGAAGCCGTTCACCCCCGAGCGCCTGCTCGACGCGGTGCGCGCGGCGTTGCGCCGGACGGCGCGTCGCGAGGGCTAG
- a CDS encoding aspartate aminotransferase family protein: protein MAIPRAVRRYVVSDREPELQITRSSGSHVFDERGRRYVDFLTGWCVGNLGWGHPPLERVARSFRGPDYVYPGYAYEPWGELAQLLVSVAPRGLARCARATGGSEAVDIALQAAMIHTGRRRFLSLEDSYHGNTIGALSVGESSYREHMPALLPNCAKIRTPLDERALERIRKRLARRDVAAFIFEPISINLGVTEPTREIAQEIQRLCRRFGTMLIADEVASGFGRTGRLFACEHFDLEPDIMTVAKALTGGVSGIGAVLMTEDVAASLREHGNVYSTYGWHPRSTAVAIATMKYLIRRRGPLLRGVERMSEYFRERFLQMPFDDEPELRIRGMALAVDIHDEARADAIQKRCRRNGLLLDTNDGALLLLPALTIARDVAEEGLDLLVESIAG from the coding sequence ATGGCGATTCCCCGCGCCGTGCGCCGCTACGTCGTCAGCGATCGCGAGCCGGAGCTGCAGATCACGCGATCGAGCGGCAGCCACGTCTTCGACGAGCGCGGACGGCGATACGTCGACTTCCTGACGGGATGGTGCGTCGGGAATCTCGGGTGGGGACATCCGCCGCTCGAGCGCGTCGCGCGGTCGTTCCGGGGTCCCGACTACGTGTACCCGGGCTACGCGTACGAGCCGTGGGGTGAGCTGGCGCAGCTGCTCGTGTCGGTCGCGCCACGCGGCCTCGCCAGGTGCGCTCGCGCGACGGGCGGATCGGAGGCCGTCGACATCGCGCTGCAGGCAGCGATGATCCACACGGGCCGTCGCCGCTTTCTCTCGCTCGAGGACAGCTACCACGGCAACACGATCGGCGCGCTCAGCGTCGGCGAATCGAGCTACCGCGAGCACATGCCCGCGCTGCTGCCGAACTGCGCGAAGATCCGGACGCCGCTCGACGAGCGCGCGCTCGAGCGCATCCGGAAACGGCTCGCACGCCGCGACGTCGCCGCGTTCATCTTCGAGCCCATCTCGATCAACCTCGGCGTGACCGAGCCGACGCGCGAGATCGCGCAGGAGATCCAGCGCCTGTGTCGCCGCTTCGGCACGATGCTGATCGCCGACGAGGTGGCGAGCGGCTTCGGGCGCACCGGACGCCTCTTCGCGTGCGAGCACTTCGATCTCGAGCCCGACATCATGACGGTGGCGAAGGCGCTCACCGGCGGCGTCTCGGGCATCGGCGCGGTGCTCATGACGGAAGACGTGGCCGCGTCGCTCCGCGAGCATGGCAACGTCTATTCGACGTACGGCTGGCATCCACGAAGCACCGCGGTCGCGATCGCGACGATGAAGTATCTCATCCGGCGGCGCGGCCCCCTCCTGCGCGGCGTCGAGCGGATGAGCGAGTACTTCCGCGAGCGATTCCTGCAGATGCCCTTCGACGACGAGCCCGAGCTCCGCATCCGGGGCATGGCGCTCGCCGTGGACATCCACGACGAGGCGCGCGCCGACGCGATCCAGAAGCGCTGCCGCCGGAACGGCCTGCTGCTCGACACGAACGATGGAGCGCTGCTGCTGCTGCCCGCGCTCACCATCGCGCGCGACGTGGCGGAGGAGGGGCTCGACCTCCTCGTCGAGTCGATCGCGGGCTGA
- a CDS encoding NADH:flavin oxidoreductase/NADH oxidase family protein yields MSLFAPLTLPNGAIIPNRIAKAAMEENLADADHAPSAALIRLYRAWGEGGAGLIITGNVMVDARAMTGPAGVVLEDDRHLDRFRAWAGAMRAGGGQAWMQINHPGRQTPAALAQDALAPSAIALDLGAQSKRFPVPRAMTADDIADVEHRFATTAALAERARFTGVEIHAAHGYLLSQFLSPLANHRADRWGGSLENRARLLVDVVRAVRAAVSPGFAVAVKLNSADFQRGGFSPEDARAVVAMIGPLGVDLVELSGGSYEAPAMMGASRDERTLAREAYFLDFARDIAAVATMPLMVTGGIRRRAAAEQVIAGGVAMAGIATAIAIQPDLPERWRRGGDDAPALRAITWKNKPLASSAHMSAVRYQLARLSRGRLTAPNVSPLWALITAQLAAKRRARRYRRWITARAANAP; encoded by the coding sequence ATGTCCCTGTTCGCACCGCTCACGCTGCCCAACGGAGCGATCATCCCCAACCGCATCGCCAAGGCGGCGATGGAGGAGAATCTGGCGGACGCCGACCACGCGCCGTCGGCCGCGCTGATCCGCCTCTACCGCGCGTGGGGCGAGGGCGGTGCGGGCCTCATCATCACCGGCAACGTGATGGTGGACGCGCGCGCCATGACCGGCCCGGCCGGCGTGGTGCTGGAGGATGACCGGCACCTCGACCGCTTCCGCGCCTGGGCGGGCGCCATGCGGGCAGGCGGCGGGCAGGCGTGGATGCAGATCAACCATCCCGGCCGCCAGACGCCGGCCGCACTGGCCCAGGACGCGCTCGCGCCGTCGGCGATCGCGCTCGACCTCGGCGCGCAGTCGAAGCGGTTCCCCGTGCCGCGTGCGATGACGGCCGACGACATCGCGGACGTCGAACACCGCTTCGCGACCACCGCGGCGCTGGCGGAACGGGCCAGGTTCACGGGCGTCGAGATCCATGCCGCGCATGGCTATCTGCTCAGCCAGTTCCTCTCTCCGCTCGCGAATCACCGTGCCGACCGGTGGGGTGGGAGCTTGGAGAACCGGGCGCGGTTGCTGGTCGATGTGGTGCGCGCGGTCCGCGCGGCGGTGTCGCCGGGGTTTGCGGTCGCGGTGAAGCTCAACTCGGCGGACTTCCAGCGCGGCGGCTTCTCGCCCGAGGATGCGCGGGCGGTGGTGGCGATGATCGGCCCGCTCGGCGTCGACCTCGTGGAGCTGTCCGGCGGCAGCTACGAAGCACCGGCGATGATGGGCGCGTCACGCGACGAGCGCACGCTGGCGCGCGAGGCCTACTTCCTCGACTTCGCGCGCGACATCGCCGCCGTCGCGACCATGCCGCTGATGGTGACCGGCGGCATCCGGCGGCGTGCGGCCGCCGAGCAGGTGATCGCCGGCGGCGTCGCGATGGCTGGCATCGCCACGGCGATCGCGATCCAGCCCGACCTTCCGGAGCGGTGGCGGCGTGGCGGCGACGACGCGCCGGCGCTCAGGGCCATCACCTGGAAGAACAAGCCGCTCGCCTCGTCGGCGCACATGTCCGCCGTGCGCTACCAGCTGGCCCGGCTCAGCCGGGGAAGGCTCACCGCTCCGAACGTCTCGCCGCTCTGGGCGCTCATCACCGCACAGCTCGCGGCGAAGCGGCGAGCGAGGCGCTATCGCCGCTGGATCACCGCCCGCGCGGCGAACGCGCCGTGA
- a CDS encoding MerR family transcriptional regulator yields the protein MTIGELAKRSGLTQSRIRFYERIGLLTTVERRANGYRVYPPEALVILRVIAIAQSAGFSLDEIRTLLPDDRAHWDHDALTDTLRRKVADIDALALRLAQRRAQLVTLIDEIEARPDDIDCADNARRVLASLFDGD from the coding sequence ATGACGATCGGTGAGCTGGCGAAGCGGAGCGGACTGACGCAGTCGCGCATCCGCTTCTACGAGAGGATCGGGCTGCTGACGACGGTCGAGCGCCGGGCCAACGGGTATCGCGTCTACCCGCCGGAGGCGCTCGTCATCCTCAGGGTGATCGCGATCGCCCAGTCCGCCGGGTTCAGCCTCGACGAGATCCGCACGCTGCTGCCGGACGACCGAGCGCACTGGGACCACGACGCGCTGACCGATACGCTGCGGCGAAAGGTCGCCGACATCGACGCGCTCGCATTGCGGCTCGCGCAGCGAAGGGCGCAGCTCGTCACGCTGATCGACGAGATCGAGGCGCGGCCGGACGACATCGACTGCGCCGACAATGCGCGACGCGTGTTGGCGAGCCTGTTCGACGGCGACTAG
- a CDS encoding type 1 glutamine amidotransferase domain-containing protein — translation MSKRILHVVSNVAHYDDPSHPTGLWLSELTHAWDVFDDRGYEQRIVSPRGGRSPLEPRALKWPLLDRSAKAWLDDPARMALLASTARPDEIDPAEFDAIYFTGGHAVMWDFPDSEGLQTITRAIWEQGGVVSAVCHGYCGLLNTRLSDGTLLVAHRRVTGFSWTEEVLAGVAKRMPYNAEAEMTRRGAEYRKALLPFVSHVVTDGRLVTGQNPFSAKATANTVAERLERLASASR, via the coding sequence ATGAGCAAGCGCATCCTCCACGTCGTCAGCAACGTGGCGCACTACGACGACCCGTCGCACCCGACCGGCCTGTGGCTCTCCGAGCTGACCCACGCATGGGACGTCTTTGACGACCGGGGCTACGAACAGCGGATCGTCAGCCCGCGGGGCGGACGGTCGCCGCTGGAGCCCCGCGCGTTGAAGTGGCCGCTGCTGGATCGGTCCGCGAAAGCCTGGCTCGACGATCCGGCGCGTATGGCGCTGCTGGCGTCGACCGCGCGGCCCGACGAGATCGATCCGGCGGAGTTCGACGCGATCTACTTCACCGGCGGCCATGCGGTGATGTGGGATTTTCCCGACAGCGAGGGCCTGCAGACCATCACGCGCGCGATCTGGGAGCAGGGCGGTGTCGTCTCCGCCGTCTGCCACGGCTACTGCGGGCTGCTCAACACTCGGCTGTCGGACGGGACGCTGCTCGTGGCCCACCGGCGGGTGACCGGCTTCTCCTGGACGGAAGAGGTGCTGGCCGGCGTGGCGAAGCGCATGCCGTACAACGCCGAGGCCGAGATGACGCGACGCGGCGCGGAGTACCGCAAGGCGCTGCTGCCGTTCGTCTCCCACGTCGTGACCGACGGCCGACTGGTGACCGGCCAGAACCCGTTCTCGGCGAAGGCGACCGCGAACACGGTGGCCGAGCGTCTGGAGCGGCTCGCCAGCGCGTCTCGCTAG
- a CDS encoding PadR family transcriptional regulator has translation MDRDRSVERFLPLRPVEFDVLLSLAAGERHGYGIILDSEARGATAVPDVGTLYRALRRMQDQGLIGASARRDVPESADERRHYYQITPLGLEVARAEARRLAALMRAAAASGLIEAVAT, from the coding sequence ATGGATCGCGATCGCTCGGTCGAGCGGTTCCTGCCGCTGCGGCCCGTCGAGTTCGACGTGCTGCTGAGCCTGGCGGCCGGTGAGCGGCACGGCTACGGGATCATTCTCGACAGCGAGGCGCGCGGCGCGACTGCCGTGCCCGATGTCGGGACGCTCTACCGCGCCCTCCGCCGGATGCAGGACCAGGGGTTGATCGGCGCCTCGGCGCGCCGCGACGTGCCGGAGAGCGCCGACGAGCGCCGGCACTATTACCAGATCACGCCCCTGGGGCTGGAAGTCGCCCGGGCAGAGGCGCGGCGCCTGGCCGCGCTGATGCGCGCGGCCGCGGCCAGCGGGCTGATCGAGGCGGTAGCCACGTGA
- a CDS encoding ADOP family duplicated permease, with protein MRLLLRLYPADFRDEMGEAFLETYRDRSRAAVRDGGVAALAGVWLLSLADSTRNGLGERMRPAVGWRRSGNWGRDTERAVRRLVRAPLFTLSMIATLTVGLGAFAMVATVVQKVLLAPLPYERPDDLYLVWRDYGKVFDLKHGSLAGTDVVALGAAGGVIEGAAGVDRARATLTAAGSGSDDTAPEQVSVLITSPNLFHLLGVRPALGRTFAAGEAGPGRPALVVLGHELWQRRFGGRRDVVGADVVLDGTPYQVIGVLGPDFRLEGELASDAYVTHLVNLAETNPGAGSYSVMIRARAGTPPALVASAVGAVGKMVDERDFQGKGISLYPVGIKADLLDAVRAPLLVLGAAGVLLVLVLGVNMATLLLVRAAQRERELAISRALGANRLALVRATLLEAVLLGTAGGALGALAAVWGTRALVALAPLDLPRRETIAVDWRLAAVVVGVGALLGALAGTLPAVWSTRAGLATLLRNAAVRGGGGGYGPLRRAMVVAQVALSLVLLSAGGLVVRSFEHLLRIDPGFSPAGVLTFGVPVPGARYPTDTQVVAVHERLHRALAAIPGITAVGASGALPLSGDPAQSTVHFPGAPGNSGDTERDRPLVDYVQTRAGYFEALGIRVLAGRAFEPTPSRGVREAVIDRTLAQRFFPTGSAVGATLEFFDDTLRVVGVVEHARLHDVHQDGRPQLYVRDEDYTENALSFALRSDRSPTGLVPEVRAAIARVDPQLAVSQVRSMDEIVSAAVQQPRLSAVLLSGFSLGALLLAAMGLYGVIAGSVSRRRHEIAVRLALGADHRRVLRLILGEGARLVGLGLLIGAPGIYLASRLVGGVLVGVSPFDPLTLGAVAVGLALVAAVACYLPARRVAGIEPAQSLLEN; from the coding sequence ATGCGCCTCCTGCTCCGGCTCTACCCCGCCGACTTCCGCGACGAGATGGGGGAGGCCTTCCTCGAGACCTATCGCGACCGCAGCCGGGCGGCCGTCCGCGATGGAGGCGTGGCAGCGCTCGCCGGCGTCTGGCTGCTGTCGCTGGCGGACTCCACGCGCAACGGCCTCGGCGAGCGGATGCGGCCGGCGGTCGGCTGGCGCCGGAGCGGCAACTGGGGGCGCGACACCGAGCGCGCCGTCCGCCGGCTGGTGCGTGCGCCGCTGTTCACGCTCAGCATGATCGCGACGCTCACCGTGGGCCTGGGCGCGTTCGCGATGGTCGCCACCGTCGTGCAGAAGGTCCTGCTCGCCCCGCTGCCGTACGAGCGCCCGGACGACCTGTACCTCGTGTGGCGCGACTACGGGAAGGTCTTCGACCTCAAGCACGGCAGCCTGGCGGGGACCGACGTCGTGGCGCTCGGGGCCGCCGGCGGGGTGATCGAGGGCGCGGCGGGCGTGGACCGGGCGCGGGCGACGCTGACCGCGGCGGGATCCGGGTCGGACGACACCGCCCCGGAGCAGGTGAGCGTGCTCATCACCTCGCCCAACCTCTTCCACCTGCTCGGCGTCCGACCGGCGCTCGGGCGGACGTTCGCGGCGGGGGAAGCCGGACCCGGCCGGCCGGCCCTGGTCGTGCTCGGGCACGAGCTGTGGCAGCGGCGCTTCGGCGGCCGCCGCGACGTGGTCGGCGCCGACGTCGTGCTCGACGGCACGCCGTACCAGGTCATCGGGGTCCTGGGGCCGGACTTCCGCCTCGAGGGGGAGCTGGCGTCCGACGCGTACGTCACCCACCTCGTGAACCTCGCCGAGACGAACCCGGGCGCCGGCAGCTACAGCGTGATGATCCGCGCGCGGGCCGGCACGCCGCCGGCGCTGGTCGCGTCGGCCGTCGGTGCGGTCGGCAAGATGGTGGACGAGCGCGATTTCCAGGGGAAGGGGATCAGCCTCTACCCGGTGGGGATCAAGGCCGACCTGCTCGACGCGGTGCGAGCGCCCCTGCTGGTGCTCGGCGCCGCGGGCGTGCTCCTCGTGCTCGTGCTCGGCGTGAACATGGCGACGCTGCTGCTCGTGCGCGCGGCGCAGCGCGAGCGGGAGCTCGCGATCTCACGCGCACTCGGCGCGAACCGCCTGGCGCTGGTGCGCGCGACGCTGCTCGAGGCGGTGCTCCTCGGCACGGCGGGCGGCGCGCTGGGCGCGCTGGCGGCGGTGTGGGGCACGCGCGCGCTGGTCGCGCTCGCGCCGCTGGACCTCCCGCGCCGGGAGACCATCGCCGTCGACTGGCGCCTGGCGGCGGTGGTCGTCGGCGTCGGCGCGCTGCTCGGCGCGCTCGCCGGCACGCTGCCGGCCGTGTGGTCCACGCGCGCGGGGCTCGCCACGCTGCTCCGGAACGCCGCGGTGCGCGGGGGTGGGGGAGGCTACGGACCGCTGCGGCGCGCCATGGTCGTCGCCCAGGTGGCGCTCTCGCTCGTGCTGCTCAGCGCGGGCGGCCTCGTGGTCCGGAGCTTCGAGCACCTGCTCCGCATCGACCCCGGGTTCTCGCCGGCCGGCGTGCTCACGTTCGGGGTGCCGGTGCCCGGCGCGCGCTACCCGACCGACACGCAGGTGGTGGCGGTGCACGAGCGGCTGCACCGCGCGCTCGCGGCGATCCCCGGCATCACCGCCGTGGGCGCGTCGGGAGCGCTCCCCCTGAGCGGCGACCCGGCCCAGTCGACCGTCCACTTCCCGGGCGCGCCGGGCAACTCGGGGGACACGGAGCGCGACCGCCCGCTCGTCGACTACGTGCAGACGCGCGCGGGCTACTTCGAGGCGCTGGGCATCCGCGTGCTCGCCGGCCGCGCGTTCGAGCCGACGCCGTCGCGCGGTGTCCGCGAGGCGGTGATCGACCGGACGCTGGCGCAGCGGTTCTTCCCGACGGGCAGCGCGGTCGGGGCGACGCTCGAGTTCTTCGACGACACGCTCCGCGTCGTGGGGGTCGTGGAGCACGCGCGGCTCCACGACGTCCACCAGGACGGCCGGCCGCAGCTCTACGTGCGCGACGAGGACTACACGGAGAACGCGCTCAGCTTCGCGCTCCGCAGCGACCGCTCGCCGACCGGGCTCGTGCCGGAGGTGCGGGCCGCGATCGCGCGGGTCGATCCGCAGCTCGCCGTCTCGCAGGTCCGGTCGATGGACGAGATCGTGAGCGCGGCGGTGCAGCAGCCGCGCCTGAGCGCGGTGCTCCTGTCGGGCTTCTCGCTGGGCGCGCTGCTCCTCGCGGCCATGGGCCTCTACGGCGTCATCGCGGGATCGGTGAGCCGTCGGCGGCACGAGATCGCGGTGCGGCTCGCGCTCGGTGCGGACCACCGCCGCGTGCTGCGGCTGATCCTCGGTGAGGGGGCACGCCTGGTCGGCCTGGGACTGCTCATCGGGGCGCCGGGGATCTACCTCGCGAGCCGCCTGGTGGGCGGCGTGCTGGTGGGCGTCTCCCCGTTCGATCCCCTCACGCTCGGCGCCGTCGCGGTCGGTCTGGCGCTCGTCGCCGCGGTGGCCTGCTACCTCCCCGCCCGTCGCGTCGCCGGGATCGAGCCAGCGCAGTCGCTACTCGAGAACTGA